The Vulcanimicrobium alpinum sequence CGATCGTGAACGGCCCGGGCGCGATCACCGCAACGAACGGCGTGACGTCGAAGGTGTTCACCTGCTGGCTGACTTCGGGAAGCCGGCCCACGATCGTCACGCGCTCGGGCGCGACGCCGACTTCTTCGCGCAGTTCGCGCAGCGCGGTGCGCGCCGGATCGCCGCCGTCGGCGGGATCGACGCCCCCGCCGGGGAGGCCGATCTGTCCCGGATGATCGCGCAGATGGCTCGCTCGCTCGACGAAGAGCACGCCGTGCGGCGGCGCCGCGACGATCCCGATCGCCACCGCGGCTTTGCGACGGGGCCTCATCCCGTCAGGTACGCGCAGCATCGCCCGCGGCCCCGCCCGGTACCGCGAGCCGCCGCGGGAATACCGTGAGGGTGCGCCTGTTCACGATCGGCCACGGGACCGTCGATGCCGTCACGTTCGCCGAGCGCCTCCGGCACGCCGGAGTCGTACGCGTGGTCGACGTCCGGCGATATCCCGGCTCGCGGCGGTGGCCTCAGTTCGACGCGGCGGCGATGGCGGCGTGGCTCCCGGCCGCCGGGATCGCGTACGTGCCGTGCGAGGCGCTGGGCGGCCGCCGCCGCCCGGCGCCCGATTCGCCGAACGCGACCTTGCGGGAGGCCGGGTTTCGCGGCTATGCCGACTCCACGCGCACGCCCGCGTTTCGCGAGGCGTTCGACGCCCTGCTGTGCGCCGCGCGCGAACGGCCGACCGCCGTCGCCTGCTCGGAGACGCTATGGTGGCGATGTCACCGCCGGCTGATCGCCGACGCGGCGATCCTGATCGGCGGCGCAACGGGTCGAGCACGTGATCGGCGACAAGATCGCGCCGCATCGCCCGACGCCCGGCGTCCGCGTCGCCGAGGGCACGCTCGTCTACGACGGCTAGCGCGGAGTTTCGCCGCGCTGCGCAAAAGGAGCGGCGGGAGGTGCCGACGGCTTCGCCCGCGTGATCGACTTCTTTCTGCACCGGCCGGTCTTCGCGTCGGTCTGCGCGCTCTTCATCATCCTCGCCGGCCTCATCTCGATCCCGACGCTCCCGGTCGCGCAGTTCCCGCAGGTCGCGCCGCCCGTCGTCACCGTGTCGTCGACATACATCGGCGCGAACGCGCAGGCCGCGGAGTCGTCGGTCACGACGCCGCTCGAAGAAGCCGTCAACGGGGTCGACGGCTTGCGCTACATCAGTTCGACGACGACCAACGACGGCACCAGCACGATCGTCTGCACGTTCTTCCTCGACCGCAACATCGATGCGGCGGCCAACGACTTGCAGAACCAGGTGGACAACACGATCGGCAGACTCCCCGCCGAGGTGCGCGCGACCGGCGTCACGGTCACCAAGAACAACGGCTCTTTCGTGCTGGGGATGGGTCTCGGCTCGCGCGATCCGCGCTACGATCGCATCTTCTTGAGCAACTACGCGTCGCTCACCATCGTCGACGTTCTCAAGCGCGTCCGCGGCGTCAACGACGTGCGCATCTTCGGCGAACGCCGCTACGCGATGCGGCTGTGGCTCGATCCCACCCGCCTCAACCTCTCGCGCGTCACGGCCGGCGATGTGGTCTCCGCGCTGCAGACGCAGAACGTCCAGATCGCGGCGGGCGCGATCGGCGCGGCGCCGATCCGCAGCGACCAGCCGTATCAGGTCTCGATCCGGGCGCTCGGGCGGCTGCACTCCGGGGACGACTTCGGCAACCTGATCCTGCGGTCGAATCCCGACGGCGGTTTCGTGCGGCTGCGCGACGTCGGACGCGTCGAACTGGGCGCCGAAAGCTACGCGCAGGATCTGCGGCTCTTGGGCGCCGACGCCGTCGGCATCGGGATCCTGACGCTCCCCAGCGCCAACGCGCTGCAGGTCGAGCGCGACGTGCTCGCAGCGATGCAGCGCCTCTCGGCGCGCTTCCCGCACGGCGTCTACTATAAGACCGGGTTCGACGCCGCGCCCTTCGTCGCCGACTCGATCGGCGAAGTGCTCAAGACCCTGCTGATCTCGGTCGTGCTGGTCGTGATCGTCGTCTTCCTGTTCCTGCGGAACTGGCGTACGACGCTGGTCCCGGCGATCACGATCCCCGTCTCGCTGATCGGCACGTTCGCGCTGATGAAGGCCCTGGGATTCTCCATCAACACGCTGACCCTCTTCGGGATCACGCTGGCGACGGGGCTCGTCGTCGACGACGCGATCGTCGTGATCGAGAACATCGCCCGCTTCATCCACGACAAGGGGATGCCGCCGCTCGCCGGCGCGGCGGCGGCGATGAAAGAGATCACCGGCGCCGTCGTCGCGAGTTCGCTGGTGCTGCTCGCGGTGTTCGTCCCGGTCGCATTTTTCGCCGGAACGACGGGCCAGCTCTACAAGCAGTTCGCGCTCACGATCGCGTGCTCGATCACGATCTCGCTGTTCAGCGCGCTCACGCTGACGCCGGCGCTTTCGGCGCTGCTCATCGAACGCGAAGAGCGCCGTCACGGTGCCTTCTTCCGCGCCGTGAACCGGCTCCTCGCCGCGACGCGTTCCGGCTATCACGCGATCGTTCCGCGCCTGCTGCGCATGCGCGCGGTCGTGCTGGCGCTCTTCGCGCTGGGCCTTGCCGCGACGTACTTCGCGTACGCGGCGATCCCGACGGGATTCCTCCCCGACGAAGACGTCGGCTACTTCTACATCACGGTACAGCTCCCCGAAGGTGCGTCGCTCGCGCAGACGGAGCGGGTGACGCGCCGGATCGAAGGGATCCTCGCCGGCATCCCCGAGATCGCCGTGACGTTCGAGCCGAACGGGACGCAATTCGGGACGAACGCGTCGAATCGCGCGATGATGTTCGTCTCGCTCAAACCGTGGGCCGAGCGCAAGGGCGCCGGGAAGTCGGCCGACGGGATCATGCGGCGCGTCCGCCCGCAGCTCGGCGCAATCGCCGACGCGACGGTGCTGGCGTTCAACCCGCCGACGATCCGCGGCATCGGCAACCTCGCGGGCTTCCAGTTCGAACTCCAGGACGCCGCGAACGCCGGGATCCCGGCGCTGACGGGCGCCGCGCGCGGGCTCATCGCGAACGCACGCCGCGATCCCGTTCTGCGCAATGTCTCGACGACGTTTCGCGACGACGCCCCGCAGCTCGTCGTCGAGATCGACCGCGCGAAGGTCGCGTCGCTCGGGATCCCGATCGCCGACGTGTTCGCCGCGATGCAGGTCTATCTGGGCTCGCAGCACGTCAACGACTTCGACTTTCTCAACCGGTCGTTTCGGGTGTACGTCCAGGCCGATACGAAGTTCCGCGACCGCTTGAACGCACTCGACCGCATTTACGTGCGCGCGAACGGGGCCGCGCCGCAGCTCGCCGCGACGATCCCGCTCGGTTCGCTCGTGCGCACGCACGTCGCACGCACGGCGCCGATCATCACCCATTACAACCTGCTGCGCTCGATCGAGATCAACGGCATTCCGGCGCCGGGCTACGGATCGGGCCAGGCGCTGGGGACGATGACCGCGCTCGCGTCGACGATTCCGGCCGGGATGGCCTACGAGTGGACCGGGATCTCGCTGGAGCAAATCGAGTTCGGCAGCCAGGCGCTGGTGATTTTCGGCCTCGGACTGCTCTGCGTGTTTCTCGTGCTCGCCGCCAACTACGAGAACTATTGGGATCCGGCGATCATCCTCGTCTCGGTCCCGCTCGCGATCCTCGGCGCAATCCTGGCGCTCGACGCGCGCGGACTGCCGAGCGATCTCTACGCCCAGGTCGGCTACCTGATGCTGATCGCGCTGGCGAGCAAGAACGCGATCCTGATCGTCGAGTTCGCAAACCAGCGCCGCCGCGCAGGCCTGGGCGCCGCCGAGGCGGTGGCGGAAGCCGCGCAGACGCGGCTGCGCCCGATCCTGATGACGTCGCTCGCGTTCATCCTCGCGACGGTTCCGCTCGTCGTCGCCTCGGGCGCAGGCGCGGCGAGCCGCATCTCGCTCGGCACCGCGGTCTTCGGCGGGATGATCCTCTCGACGGTCCTCAACCTGTTCGTCGTCCCCGTCGTCTACGTCGCGCTGGCGGCGCTGCGCGACCGGCTCGCGCGGCGGTCGCGCGCGCCGGCGGCGGCCGTCAGCGGGCATGCGCCGGGCGCGGTCCCGGTGTCGATGGTACGCACCGCCGACGGCGAACTGCTGCTCCACTTCGCCGACGGCAGCGAACCGGTGCGCCTCTCGCTCCCCGAACCGTAGCGGCGGATGAAACGGAGGAAACGTCGAGCGGCGCGCGCACGGACGGCCTCGTTCCCGGCGTTCGCGTTTGCGCTGCTGCTGATCGGCGCCGTCGCGTTGTTCGCCTCGCGCGCGCTGCGCGATGTGCCGGCTCCTTCGCGCTCCGCGCACGCGCACCGAAGCGGACACGCGGCAACGCTTGCGGCAACCGAACCGTCACCCTCGGCTCATGACGCGGCGGCAACCCTCGCGCCGGCCGCGACGCCCGGTGCCGCGGCGACGCCCGCGCCTGCGGCGACGCCCGCGGCCCCGGCGACGCCGGCCGCGGCGAGCGCGGCGCCGAACGGCGCGAAGCTCGCGCTGATCATCGACGACTGCGGGCAATGGCGCGACACCGAACGCGGCTTCGTCGCGCTTCGGGTCCCGCTCACGCTCTCGGTGCTCCCGCACGTGCGGTACGGCGCGCAGATCGCGCGCGAAGCGAACGCGGCCGGCAAGGGCGTGATGCTGCATCTGCCGATGGAGCCGCGCTCGGGTGCGAATCCCGGCCCCGGCGAGATCTCCACCGCGATGGACGACGCCGCGATCGCGACGCAGGTCGGCGCCGATCTCGACGACGTTCCGCTCGCGACGGGCGTGAACAACCACGAGGGGAGCGGCGCGACGGCCGACGATCGCGTCATGCGCGACGTCGCAGCGGTCCTCGCCGCGCGCCGTGTCTTCTTCATCGACTCGCGGACGACGGCGAAGACGGTCGCCGAGCGCGACGTCGGCGCGGCGGGCGTCCCGACGGCGCGCCGCGACGTGTTTCTCGACGACGTCGACGACCGCGCCGCGGTCGAGGCACAGCTGCGGCGGGCCGCCGAGATCGCGAGGGATCGCGGCACCGCGATCGCGATCGGCCACCCGCGCGCGGCGACGCTGGCCGCGGTGCGCAGCCTCGTCCCGGTGCTGCAGGCGGCCGGGATCGAGTTCGTGCTGGCGGCGGACCTCGTCCGGCGTTGACGCCGGGACGAAGGTCCGCTACGGTAGCGTCACCCGGTCGTCAGAGGTCGACGCATGCACACGCGCCTTCTCGCCATGGTCACGGGGTCGCGCCCTGACGGGTCCGGACCTCGCTTCGCCGTGGCCCGGTGCCGCCGCGACCGGCCGCTGTAGGGGACGGGGCCATCCTGCTGGACGCGCCGGCTCCCAACCGACCCGACGGCAAAGCCCTTCGTGCGCAGGTCCCCCGGGCATCGCACGCCGGGTGGACTCCCGCGCCGGATCGCGATGCGCTGCGGACGCTGCGCGAACTCTTCGCGACGCTGATTCCGGAGTTGCGCGCGCTGCGCGGCCAACGGATGGCGCGCTCGCCCCTCGCCTTCTATCGTGGATCGGCGGCCGTGATGGCCGCCGATCTTGCGTCTACGCCCGTCACCGGGATCCGGCCGCAGATCAGCGGCGACGCCCATCTCGCGAACTTCGGGGGCTATGCCTCACCCGAACGGCGCCTCGTCTTCGACGTGAACGACTTCGACGAAACGGTGCGCGGTCCGTGGGAGTGGGACGTCAAGCGGCTCGCCGCGAGCCTCGTCCTCGCGGCGCGCGCGATCGGCGTGCGCCCGGCATCGTGCAGCGACGC is a genomic window containing:
- a CDS encoding divergent polysaccharide deacetylase family protein — protein: MKRRKRRAARARTASFPAFAFALLLIGAVALFASRALRDVPAPSRSAHAHRSGHAATLAATEPSPSAHDAAATLAPAATPGAAATPAPAATPAAPATPAAASAAPNGAKLALIIDDCGQWRDTERGFVALRVPLTLSVLPHVRYGAQIAREANAAGKGVMLHLPMEPRSGANPGPGEISTAMDDAAIATQVGADLDDVPLATGVNNHEGSGATADDRVMRDVAAVLAARRVFFIDSRTTAKTVAERDVGAAGVPTARRDVFLDDVDDRAAVEAQLRRAAEIARDRGTAIAIGHPRAATLAAVRSLVPVLQAAGIEFVLAADLVRR
- a CDS encoding efflux RND transporter permease subunit — its product is MIDFFLHRPVFASVCALFIILAGLISIPTLPVAQFPQVAPPVVTVSSTYIGANAQAAESSVTTPLEEAVNGVDGLRYISSTTTNDGTSTIVCTFFLDRNIDAAANDLQNQVDNTIGRLPAEVRATGVTVTKNNGSFVLGMGLGSRDPRYDRIFLSNYASLTIVDVLKRVRGVNDVRIFGERRYAMRLWLDPTRLNLSRVTAGDVVSALQTQNVQIAAGAIGAAPIRSDQPYQVSIRALGRLHSGDDFGNLILRSNPDGGFVRLRDVGRVELGAESYAQDLRLLGADAVGIGILTLPSANALQVERDVLAAMQRLSARFPHGVYYKTGFDAAPFVADSIGEVLKTLLISVVLVVIVVFLFLRNWRTTLVPAITIPVSLIGTFALMKALGFSINTLTLFGITLATGLVVDDAIVVIENIARFIHDKGMPPLAGAAAAMKEITGAVVASSLVLLAVFVPVAFFAGTTGQLYKQFALTIACSITISLFSALTLTPALSALLIEREERRHGAFFRAVNRLLAATRSGYHAIVPRLLRMRAVVLALFALGLAATYFAYAAIPTGFLPDEDVGYFYITVQLPEGASLAQTERVTRRIEGILAGIPEIAVTFEPNGTQFGTNASNRAMMFVSLKPWAERKGAGKSADGIMRRVRPQLGAIADATVLAFNPPTIRGIGNLAGFQFELQDAANAGIPALTGAARGLIANARRDPVLRNVSTTFRDDAPQLVVEIDRAKVASLGIPIADVFAAMQVYLGSQHVNDFDFLNRSFRVYVQADTKFRDRLNALDRIYVRANGAAPQLAATIPLGSLVRTHVARTAPIITHYNLLRSIEINGIPAPGYGSGQALGTMTALASTIPAGMAYEWTGISLEQIEFGSQALVIFGLGLLCVFLVLAANYENYWDPAIILVSVPLAILGAILALDARGLPSDLYAQVGYLMLIALASKNAILIVEFANQRRRAGLGAAEAVAEAAQTRLRPILMTSLAFILATVPLVVASGAGAASRISLGTAVFGGMILSTVLNLFVVPVVYVALAALRDRLARRSRAPAAAVSGHAPGAVPVSMVRTADGELLLHFADGSEPVRLSLPEP
- a CDS encoding CoA pyrophosphatase, whose amino-acid sequence is MRPRRKAAVAIGIVAAPPHGVLFVERASHLRDHPGQIGLPGGGVDPADGGDPARTALRELREEVGVAPERVTIVGRLPEVSQQVNTFDVTPFVAVIAPGPFTIDGSETAGMFTIPLEFIVSGALRRGTIEFAERLIETYLLDYEGRRVWGLTGRILRSFVEHWHDGKCDLRGAVAAALTDVRRRHA